In Gottschalkia purinilytica, the genomic stretch TACAGTAAAAAATGAAGTTAAGCTTTCTAATGGAATGATAATTTCTTATACAAAATTATTGTTAGCAAATGGTGCACATAACTTTACTCCTCCTATTTCAGGTATTAATAAAAAAGGTGTTTTTACATTAAGAACTTTAGAAGACTCTATAGAAATAAACGAATTTACTAAAAATAATAATTCTGTCTTAATTATAGGTGGTGGAATTCTAGGACTTGAAACAGCTTGGACTTTATCTCAATTTAATAAAAAAGTCATATTGAGTGAAATTTTTCCTAGACTTATGCCTAGACAACTAGATGAAAATGCATCTCAAATATTGACGAATTCAGTAAAATCACATGGTATTGAAATATTATTTAATACACAAATAAAAGAGATATTAGGAGATGATAAAGTTTCAGGATTTACCACACAAGAAAATAAAAACATTGACTGTGATATGGTTATTTATTCTGCTGGTATAAGGTCTAATATAGACATTGTCAATAATACTAATATAAAAACAAATAAAGGCATTATAGTAGATGAAAATATGAGAACTAATGTTGAGAATATTTATGCAGCTGGTGATGTAGCCGAATTTGATGGTTATACATATGGACTATGGAATGTAGCTATAGAACAAGGGAAAACAGCAGGGTATAATATAATTGGAAAAGATATTAAATATACACCACCTATACCTGCTACATTATTAAATGCATTTAATCTATCAATATTCTCAATGGGTGTAGTTGATGAAAATAAGGCAACAAATGTATTGGTAGAAAAGTTAAACAATGGTAATTATCAAAAAGTATTAATAAATAATGGAAAGGTTATAGGTGCAATAGTAATTAATGACATGAAAAAATCTTCCATATTAAAGATAGCTATAGAGAAAGAAATAGATTTAAGTGATATTAATATAGAAGATATTTGTATAGATGATCTTATAAACATCATAGGACAAAGAAAATAAATAAAAAAACACTTGATTATTTTTAACATTAT encodes the following:
- a CDS encoding NAD(P)/FAD-dependent oxidoreductase, whose protein sequence is MKEKVIIIGSGIASISAIKAIREINKNIDIDLINEEKFYPYSRIKLSKRLLGELEEDKLLLQKKEWYDSNNINIYKNTKVISIDTVKNEVKLSNGMIISYTKLLLANGAHNFTPPISGINKKGVFTLRTLEDSIEINEFTKNNNSVLIIGGGILGLETAWTLSQFNKKVILSEIFPRLMPRQLDENASQILTNSVKSHGIEILFNTQIKEILGDDKVSGFTTQENKNIDCDMVIYSAGIRSNIDIVNNTNIKTNKGIIVDENMRTNVENIYAAGDVAEFDGYTYGLWNVAIEQGKTAGYNIIGKDIKYTPPIPATLLNAFNLSIFSMGVVDENKATNVLVEKLNNGNYQKVLINNGKVIGAIVINDMKKSSILKIAIEKEIDLSDINIEDICIDDLINIIGQRK